The proteins below come from a single Streptococcus canis genomic window:
- a CDS encoding ABC transporter permease, whose product MKALFLKRRQDFHKQQSKYLRYVFNDHFVLVLMFLLGFALVQYSQLLRQFPSNHLPVQACLVVLVLLLLNVGSVATYLEEADQHFLLPKEEEVVTHIKQAERSAFILWAGLQTAILAFLYPIFNRLGFSLVTFSLCLLVLVAVKKILLSRKVGRFLREEGLDWEKAVAFENNRKQAILKFYSLFTSVKGISTKVKKRTYLNPLLKLVKEDAKNLWVTLYLKAFLRSSDYLGLFLRLLLLSSLSLLFITNAYLSVGLALVFNYLTLFQLLSLYHHYDYHYMTGLYPENNQGKKANLLAFLRGLSCLILVTNLLLCHSLEKALILVVVMGIVTLLYLPYKLKKIID is encoded by the coding sequence ATGAAAGCATTATTTCTTAAACGCCGTCAGGATTTTCACAAACAACAAAGCAAGTATTTACGCTATGTCTTTAATGACCACTTTGTCTTGGTCTTGATGTTTTTGCTGGGCTTTGCTTTGGTGCAATACAGTCAATTATTGAGACAGTTCCCAAGCAATCACCTACCGGTTCAGGCCTGTCTAGTGGTATTGGTCTTATTATTACTCAATGTGGGGTCTGTGGCCACTTATTTAGAAGAAGCTGATCAACATTTTCTCCTTCCTAAAGAAGAAGAGGTCGTTACTCATATCAAACAAGCTGAGCGTTCTGCTTTTATCCTTTGGGCTGGTTTACAGACAGCTATTTTAGCTTTTTTGTATCCTATCTTCAATCGCCTAGGTTTCTCCCTAGTTACCTTTTCTCTTTGCCTTTTGGTTTTAGTAGCGGTGAAAAAGATCCTTTTAAGTCGTAAAGTAGGCCGTTTTCTAAGAGAGGAGGGGTTGGATTGGGAAAAAGCAGTCGCCTTTGAGAACAATCGTAAGCAGGCTATTTTGAAGTTTTATTCTCTTTTTACAAGTGTTAAGGGAATTTCTACCAAGGTTAAGAAGCGAACCTACTTAAATCCTCTGTTAAAATTAGTTAAGGAAGATGCTAAAAACCTCTGGGTAACGCTTTATCTGAAAGCTTTTTTGCGGAGCTCAGATTATTTAGGGCTATTTCTGAGGTTGTTGTTATTAAGCTCGCTATCTTTGCTTTTTATTACCAATGCGTATTTATCGGTAGGCTTGGCGCTGGTCTTCAATTATTTGACTCTGTTCCAATTACTTTCTCTTTACCATCATTACGATTACCACTACATGACCGGCCTTTATCCTGAAAATAATCAAGGCAAGAAGGCAAATCTATTGGCTTTTTTGAGAGGATTAAGTTGTCTGATATTAGTCACCAACCTCCTGCTCTGCCATTCTTTAGAAAAAGCCCTTATTTTAGTAGTTGTTATGGGAATCGTTACGCTTCTCTACCTTCCTTATAAGTTAAAGAAGATAATTGACTAA
- a CDS encoding ABC transporter ATP-binding protein has product MLNIENLTGGYLNIPVLKEVSFSVGNGELVGLIGLNGAGKSTTINEIIGFLKPYKGEISIDGLTLAENPADYRKKIGFIPETPSLYEELTLAEHINTVAMAYDIDVELAQKRAKPFLDMFRLTDKLDWFPVHFSKGMKQKVMIICAFVIDPSLFILDEPFLGLDPLAISDLIKTLEIEKAKGKSILMSTHVLDSAEKMCDRFVILHHGQVRAQGTLAELQATFGDPSASLNDIYLALTKEG; this is encoded by the coding sequence ATGTTAAACATTGAAAATCTAACGGGAGGCTACCTTAATATTCCCGTTTTAAAAGAGGTTTCATTTTCTGTTGGCAATGGAGAATTGGTCGGTTTGATTGGCTTAAATGGAGCTGGAAAGTCAACGACCATCAATGAAATTATTGGTTTTTTAAAACCCTACAAGGGAGAAATCTCCATTGACGGCCTTACGCTTGCTGAAAATCCAGCAGACTACCGTAAAAAAATTGGTTTTATCCCAGAAACTCCTAGTCTCTACGAAGAATTAACCTTAGCAGAGCATATTAATACTGTGGCTATGGCTTATGATATTGATGTGGAGCTGGCCCAGAAACGGGCAAAGCCTTTTTTAGACATGTTTCGCTTGACAGATAAACTCGACTGGTTTCCTGTGCATTTTTCAAAGGGCATGAAGCAAAAAGTCATGATTATTTGTGCTTTTGTGATTGATCCCAGCTTGTTTATTCTTGATGAGCCATTTTTAGGGTTAGATCCACTAGCTATTTCGGACTTGATTAAGACTTTAGAGATTGAAAAAGCCAAAGGCAAATCTATTTTAATGAGTACTCACGTGCTAGACTCTGCTGAAAAAATGTGTGATCGTTTTGTGATTTTGCACCATGGTCAGGTGCGTGCTCAAGGAACTCTTGCTGAGTTACAAGCGACCTTTGGAGATCCTTCGGCTAGCTTAAACGATATTTATTTGGCATTGACAAAAGAGGGCTAG